From Rutidosis leptorrhynchoides isolate AG116_Rl617_1_P2 chromosome 3, CSIRO_AGI_Rlap_v1, whole genome shotgun sequence, a single genomic window includes:
- the LOC139900186 gene encoding uncharacterized protein, whose translation MSLSEDVYNGQIFSKTAESVWNELKESYDKIDVSVTFNLYQKINSCSQSGQSLSDYYHKLNAMWRQFDDMVKIDDIVSANKSFQEHCQFLKLMQFLIGLDDVYVPIRSQILTYDPVPSVKTVFSIISRDESHRLHSASSSNVNKMHSSAFNSNTTNFVNGNNSTNNKKKNTKIHL comes from the coding sequence ATGTCACTGTCTGAAGATGTTTACAATGGTCAAATTTTTTCAAAAACAGCTGAATCTGTTTGGAATGAGTTAAAAGAATCCTATGACAAGATAGATGTATCTGTTACCTTTAATCTATATCAAAAAATTAATTCATGTAGTCAATCTGGTCAATCATTATCTGACTATTATCATAAGTTGAATGCTATGTGGAGACAATTTGATGATATGGTTAAAATTGATGACATTGTGTCTGCTAATAAATCTTTCCAAGAACATTGTCAATTTCTGAAACTTATGCAGTTTTTAATAGGTCTTGATGATGTTTATGTGCCTATTAGAAGTCAAATACTTACTTATGATCCTGTTCCATCTGTTAAAACTGTTTTTTCAATTATTTCTAGGGATGAGTCTCATAGATTGCATTCTGCATCTAGTTCTAATGTCAATAAGATGCACTCATCTGCTTTTAATTCTAACACTACTAATTTTGTTAATGGCAATAATTCTACTAATAAcaagaaaaaaaatacaaaaatccaCCTTTGA